From one Nilaparvata lugens isolate BPH chromosome 2, ASM1435652v1, whole genome shotgun sequence genomic stretch:
- the LOC120349826 gene encoding uncharacterized protein LOC120349826, with protein MAFSTPVIIWLATTLLTMLSGNMSQQLNGYINPIWLESDRLAAAINNIERSTSRPLQAHAQAQARAAAAALASAAAANLRLEAAFNAPRLPSNDLNWPQNGLDLTGRIQNYPSQLSVGFFQDQPQQQLLDDINYQRQFFYDRQQQPPVIRNEDILPLGSSPAIVKRVPEHGQQR; from the exons TGGCTAGCAACCACTCTATTGACGATGCTGAGCGGAAACATGAGCCAGCAACTGAACGGCTACATCAACCCGATCTGGCTGGAGAGCGACCGCCTGGCTGCAGCCATCAACAACATCGAGAGATCTACCAGTCGACCGCTGCAAGCGCATGCGCAAGCACAAGCACGTGCGGCTGCAGCAGCCCTGGCTTCAGCTGCAGCTGCCAACCTGAGACTGGAGGCCGCCTTCAACGCCCCAAGACTGCCTTCAAACGACCTCAACTGGCCACAGAATGGCTT AGACTTAACAGGCCGTATCCAGAACTACCCGTCTCAGTTGTCTGTGGGTTTCTTCCAAGACCAACCTCAACAACAGCTGTTGGATGACATCAATTACCAGCGACAGTTTTTCTACGACAGGCAACAGCAACCGCCAGTCATAAGAAACGAGGATATTCTACCACTTGGGAGTTCGCCTGCTATTGTCAAAAGGGTACCAGAACATGGACAACAACGCTAA